One Brassica napus cultivar Da-Ae chromosome A1, Da-Ae, whole genome shotgun sequence genomic region harbors:
- the LOC106353715 gene encoding acetolactate synthase 3, chloroplastic, producing the protein MAAATSSSPISLTAKPSSKSPLPISRFSLPFSLTPQKPSSRLHRPLAISAVLNSPVNVAPEKTDKIKTFISRYAPDEPRKGADILVEALERQGVETVFAYPGGASMEIHQALTRSSTIRNVLPRHEQGGVFAAEGYARSSGKPGICIATSGPGATNLVSGLADAMLDSVPLVAITGQVPRRMIGTDAFQETPIVEVTRSITKHNYLVMDVDDIPRIVQEAFFLATSGRPGPVLVDVPKDIQQQLAIPNWDQPMRLPGYMSRLPQPPEVSQLGQIVRLISESKRPVLYVGGGSLNSSEELGRFVELTGIPVASTLMGLGSYPCNDDLSLQMLGMHGTVYANYAVEHSDLLLAFGVRFDDRVTGKLEAFASRAKIVHIDIDSAEIGKNKTPHVSVCGDVKLALQGMNKVLENRAEELKLDFGVWRSELSEQKQKFPLSFKTFGEAIPPQYAIQVLDELTQGKAIISTGVGQHQMWAAQFYKYRKPRQWLSSSGLGAMGFGLPAAIGASVANPDAIVVDIDGDGSFIMNVQELATIRVENLPVKILLLNNQHLGMVMQWEDRFYKANRAHTYLGDPARENEIFPNMLQFAGACGIPAARVTKKEELREAIQTMLDTPGPYLLDVICPHQEHVLPMIPSGGTFKDVITEGDGRTKY; encoded by the coding sequence ATGGCGGCGGCAACATCGTCTTCTCCGATCTCCTTAACCGCTAAACCTTCTTCCAAATCCCCTCTACCCATTTCCAGATTCTCCCTTCCCTTCTCCTTAACCCCACAGAAACCCTCCTCCCGTCTCCACCGTCCTCTCGCCATCTCCGCCGTTCTCAACTCACCCGTCAATGTCGCACCTGAAAAAACCGACAAGATCAAGACTTTCATCTCCCGCTACGCTCCCGACGAGCCCCGCAAGGGTGCTGATATCCTCGTGGAAGCCCTCGAGCGTCAAGGCGTCGAAACCGTCTTCGCTTATCCCGGAGGTGCTTCCATGGAGATCCACCAAGCCTTGACTCGCTCCTCCACCATCCGTAACGTCCTCCCCCGTCACGAACAAGGAGGAGTCTTCGCCGCCGAGGGTTACGCTCGTTCCTCCGGCAAACCGGGAATCTGCATAGCCACTTCGGGTCCCGGAGCTACCAACCTCGTCAGCGGGTTAGCCGACGCGATGCTTGACAGTGTTCCTCTCGTCGCCATCACAGGACAGGTCCCTCGCCGGATGATCGGTACTGACGCGTTCCAAGAGACGCCAATCGTTGAGGTAACGAGGTCTATTACGAAACATAACTATCTGGTGATGGATGTTGATGACATACCTAGGATCGTTCAAGAAGCTTTCTTTCTAGCTACTTCCGGTAGACCCGGACCGGTTTTGGTTGATGTTCCTAAGGATATTCAGCAGCAGCTTGCGATTCCTAACTGGGATCAACCTATGCGCTTGCCTGGCTACATGTCTAGGCTGCCTCAGCCACCGGAAGTTTCTCAGTTAGGTCAGATCGTTAGGTTGATCTCGGAGTCTAAGAGGCCTGTTTTGTACGTTGGTGGTGGAAGCTTGAACTCGAGTGAAGAACTGGGGAGATTTGTCGAGCTTACTGGGATCCCTGTTGCGAGTACGTTGATGGGGCTTGGCTCTTATCCTTGTAACGATGACTTGTCCCTGCAGATGCTTGGCATGCACGGGACTGTGTATGCTAACTACGCTGTGGAGCATAGTGATTTGTTGCTGGCGTTTGGTGTTAGGTTTGATGACCGTGTCACGGGAAAGCTCGAGGCGTTTGCGAGCAGGGCTAAGATTGTGCACATAGACATTGATTCTGCTGAGATTGGGAAGAATAAGACACCTCACGTGTCTGTGTGTGGTGATGTAAAGCTGGCTTTGCAAGGGATGAACAAGGTTCTTGAGAACCGGGCGGAGGAGCTCAAGCTTGATTTCGGTGTTTGGAGGAGTGAGTTGAGCGAGCAGAAACAGAAGTTCCCGTTGAGCTTCAAAACGTTTGGAGAAGCCATTCCTCCGCAGTACGCGATTCAGGTCCTAGACGAGCTAACCCAAGGGAAGGCAATTATCAGTACTGGTGTTGGACAGCATCAGATGTGGGCGGCGCAGTTTTACAAGTACAGGAAGCCGAGGCAGTGGCTGTCGTCCTCAGGACTCGGAGCTATGGGTTTCGGACTTCCTGCTGCGATTGGAGCGTCTGTGGCGAACCCTGATGCGATTGTTGTGGACATTGACGGTGATGGAAGCTTCATAATGAACGTTCAAGAGCTGGCCACAATCCGTGTAGAGAATCTTCCTGTGAAGATACTCTTGTTAAACAACCAGCATCTTGGGATGGTCATGCAATGGGAAGATCGGTTCTACAAAGCTAACAGAGCTCACACTTATCTCGGGGACCCGGCAAGGGAGAACGAGATCTTCCCTAACATGCTGCAGTTTGCAGGAGCTTGCGGGATTCCAGCTGCGAGAGTGACGAAGAAAGAAGAACTCCGAGAAGCTATTCAGACAATGCTGGATACACCTGGACCGTACCTGTTGGATGTCATCTGTCCGCACCAAGAACATGTGTTACCGATGATCCCAAGTGGTGGCACTTTCAAAGATGTAATAACCGAAGGGGATGGTCGCACTAAGTACTGA
- the LOC125607870 gene encoding uncharacterized protein LOC125607870 has translation MAANPHPVERTFGVTNIKTHIPLILDLEDHNYDAKRELFQTHCHAFDVLGHLDGTSTPANDDDVPWLKKDSLVKLRLYGTLVPKLFCSSFKPGGTSRDIWLRVENQFRNNKEARAIQTDNKLRTLEIGDMTIQAYCQKLKSFSDLLANLDAPIVDRTLVMYMLNGLIDHFDNILNVIKHRDPFPTFEAAQSMLEMEEK, from the coding sequence ATGGCTGCAAATCCTCATCCCGTTGAACGAACGTTTGGGGTTACAAATATCAAAACCCACATTCCGCTAATCCTTGATTTGGAAGATCACAACTACGACGCCAAGCGGGAGTTGTTCCAAACTCATTGTCATGCCTTTGATGTTTTAGGACATCTCGACGGCACCTCTACTCCTGCCAACGACGATGATGTCCCCTGGCTCAAGAAAGACAGTCTCGTGAAGCTCAGGCTCTATGGAACGTTAGTGCCTAAGCTATTTTGCAGTTCATTCAAACCAGGCGGTACATCTCGAGACATATGGTTACGTGTTGAAAATCAATTCCGCAACAACAAGGAAGCAAGAGCCATACAGACTGATAACAAGCTTCGGACATTGGAGATCGGTGACATGACAATTCAAGCATACTGTCAAAAACTCAAGTCCTTTTCCGATCTTCTAGCAAATCTCGATGCCCCGATTGTGGATCGTACATTAGTAATGTACATGCTTAATGGTCTCATCGATCACTTTGACAATATCCTTAACGTCATCAAGCATCGTGATCCATTTCCTACCTTTGAGGCGGCTCAATCCATGCTGGAGATGGAAGAAAAGTGA